The sequence GCGGGGGCATGATCGCCGCCCAGCAGCGCGCCCAGTCGACCGCCCGTGAGGCGGCCCGCCAGGGTGGCCAGCAGCTCCAGGCGTCTCTGGCGGTGCGCGGTATCGCGGTGCGCATCGACTCCTCGGCCGCCGAGCAGGCCGCGCGCACCTGGCTGGCCGCCGCGGACGTCGACGGCAGCGCCTCGGTGCAGGGCGGCGACACCGTGGTGGTCGACACCAGCACCACCTACAGCCCGATCTTCCTCAACCTCATCGGCGTGGGCACGCGCACCGTCACCGGTCACGCCGAGTCCCGTGTCGCCCGGACCGTCGACGGAGCCGCCCAGTGAACCGACCCTCGCCCCGCGACCGGCTGGCCGGCCTGGCCGCGCTCGTCGTTCTGCTGGCCGTGGTGGCCGGCGTGCCGGTGCTGCTGCTCGCGCTCGGCGCCTCGCCGGTGCCGGGCGCGGTATCGGTGGACGGCGTTCTCGATGCCCTCACCAGCCCCGACGACGGCACCGCGCTGATCGTGGCGTTGCGTGTGATCGCCTGGCTGGCCTGGGCTTTCGTCACGGTTTCGGTGGTGGTCGAGGTTCCGGCCCAGCTGCGCGGGGTGCGGGCGCCACGGCTGCCCGGGCTCTCCCTGCCGCAGGGAATGGCACGGGGGCTGGTGGCTGCGGTGATTGTGCTGATCGCCAGTCCGGTGGCGGCACAGGCCGCGGCTGCCCCTGCGTCAGCCGGTGTGCCGGTGCCGGTTTCGGCTGCCGTGTCTGCCCCGGCTTCGGCTCCGGCTCCTGCTTCGGCTTCGGCTTCGAAAGGGGTGCCGTCCGGGTCGGGGGCGGCGGCCGAGAGTTCTTCGGAAACCGGCGATGCCCAGGGGGATCTGGTTCACACGGTGGAGTCCGGTGACTCGCTGTGGGCGCTGGCCGAGCGGTATCTGGGGAACGGGGCGCAGTACCAGTTCATCGCCTCCGCGAACTACGGCAGGACCCAGCCCGACGGCGCCTCGCTCGGCGACGATCACTGGCTCCGGCCCGGCTGGAAGCTGACCATTCCCGGCGCCACCGCGCAGCAGACGCCCGGGAAGCACACCTACACCGTCGATTCCGGGGACACGCTGTGGCAGATCGCCGAGGACCAGTTGGGTGACGGGAAGGACTACCCGCGACTGCGGCAGGCCGACGGCACCCGGATCAGTGATCCCGACCTGATCCGTCCGGGGGAGGTGCTGCGTCTGCCGGGCGAGAAGGGGCATACGGCCGAGCGGCCTGTCTCGTCGTCCACACCTGAGGACGACGGGAGGACCGATCAGGCTCCCGGTGCGGAATCCGCTGACGCGTCTGCCGAAAGGTCAAAACCGGTGCCGGACGAGGCTCCGGTCGGGACGGTCACGGCCCCCTCGACCCGCACCGCCGCTCAGGCGCCCGGCGAGACGCCGGTGCGAACGGCGTCCACCGTCGGGGACAGGGCCGTCGGCGCCGAGCCGGCGGACGACGTCGCCGTCCAGCCGGCCGTCGTCATGGCCGGTGCCGGAACCGCTCTCGCGGTGGGACTTCTCGGTCTGCTCGCCGTGCGCCGCAGGCGTCAGCAGCGGCGGCGGCGACCCGGCCAGCGGATGCTGCTGCCGGAGGGTGACCTGGTCGCGGCCGAGCGGGAACTGAGGGCCCAGGCGGACCCGGTCACCGTCACGACCGTGGACCGGGCCCTGCGCTCGCTGGCCGTGCACCAGGCCCGCACCGGCGGGCGGATGCCCGCGCTGCTGGCCGTGCGGCTGACCGGAACCCAGCTGGAACTGTTCCTCGACGGGGCGCCGGAGACCGCCCTGCCCGCTCCCTGGGAACCGGCGGGGGACGAGATCATGTGGGTGCTCCCGGCCGAGACTGCCTCCACCGTAGAGGAAGTCGACGTTCCGGCGCCGTATCCCGGTCTGGTGACCGTCGGTTTCGACGAGGCCGGGGGTCAGCTCCTGGTCGATCTGGGGCACATCGGGGTGCTGTCGGTGGCCGGCCCGGTGGAGCGCTCGCGTGAGATCGCCACCGCGCTGGCCGTCGAGCTGGCGACCTCGGCCTGGGCCGACGACCTCCAGGTCTCGGTGATCGGCCCGCCTGCCGGGCTCGAGAACGACCTGAGGACAGGGCGTCTCACGCACCGCCCGCAGATCGGGCACGTGCTGGACGATCTGGAGGAGAGGGCGGGAGCGGACCGGCAGGCGTTCCTGGACGCCGGGGTCGCCGACGTGCAGGAGGCGCGTACGCGGGGTCTGGTGCCGGACGCCTGGGCGCCCGACGTGGTGGTGATGACGTCGCCGCCCGGCCCGGAGCAGCGGGCGCAGCTGTCCCGCGTCGTCCTGGGTGAGCGGCGGGCCGCGGTCGCGGCCGTGGTCTGTGGCGAGGCCCCCGGGGACTGGGTGCTGAGACTCGACGACGACGGCTCGGGCGGCACCGTCGAACCGATCGGCATCCGGGTCCGGCCGCAGCACGTTCCCGCCGCGGCCCAGCAGGCCGTCGTCGATCTCCTGGAGCTCACCGAGGCCGATACTCCGTCGGTGGCACCGGTTCTCGAGCTCGTGCCGGACCTCGCGCCCGACCACCCGGACCCCGCGACGGTGGCCTCGGCGGTGGACGGCTCACGGGCACCGGTGGTGCGGGTGCTGGGAACCGTGGACGTCCTCGGTGCCGGCGGGGACGTGGAACCGGACGCGCGGGCTCACCTGACGGAACTCGCGGCCTACCTGGCGCTGACCCGTGGCGCCTCGGCGGAGGAGACCGACGCGGCGATCTGGCCCCGGAATCCGGCGGCCGGCAACCTGAGGGTGAGGAACACCGCCACGTCGAGACTGCGCTCGTGGCTGGGCCGGGACCGGGACGGGAACGACTGGCTGCCCAGGCATCAGGGCGACGTGCACCGGCTGGACGGGCGGGTGCGCGCGGACTGGGACGTGTGGCGGGAGTTGCTGCCCGACGGTCCGCTGCGTGGTTCGTCGCAGGCCCTGGAGCTGGCTCTGGGACTGGTGCGGGGGCGTCCGTTCCTGGACGTGCACCCGCGGCGGTACGTGTGGGCGGATCCGTTCGCGCAGCGGATGATCGCCGAGATCGTGGACGCCGCCTGGGAACTGGGGCGTCGCCGGCTGGCCGAGGGGCGCCTGCCGGAGGCGGAGAACGCGGTGTCGGCCGGTCTGGCGATTCTGCCTGAGCTGGAACGACTCTGGCGTCTGCGGATCCTGGTCGCCCGGGAGGCGGGGGACGCGGGCCGGGTCGAGGAGGTGGTGGCGCGGATGCTGGTCGAGACCGATGAGCACGGTGGTGAGCTGGAGCCGCAGACGCGGGCGATGCTCGAGAACCTGGGGGCGGGGCGTCGGGTCGGTCTTGCCGAGGCTCTGTGACGTGACGGGGTTACGAAAATTTAAGGACTGCTGAGGAGTGAGAATGGATAGTTCCAGAGCTTGGTGCAGGACGGCGGGCAGGGCTGTTGCGGCCGTGGCGATCACGGTCGGCGTTGCCGGGTGTTCGTCGGAGTCGGTTGCGGTCGGGGCTGCCGGTTCGGAGGCGGTGAGTTCTGCCGTGGCGACCACCACCTCAACTGCTCTCTCCCCGCGCGATGAAGCCGTTGCCGCCGCGAAAAAGACCTATGAGCAGTACACGCTGGTAGCGAATGACGTTGCTCATGGGGGAGGGAGCGACACCGCGGCCCTGGACGATGTGGCCGTGGGAGAAGCACTGCTGGCTCAGAAAAATATCGCCAAGCTGCTCTCCGAAAAGAAGTATCGCGGTGTCGGCGACATCGAGGTCGTGTCGATGGAGGCGGTGAAAGTGAACCTCAAGACCGATCCCGATACCTACACTGTTCCGGAAGTGATTCTGAATGTTTGCGAGGACCAGTCAAATATTGATGCGGTGAATGAGGCCGGCAAGTCGGTTCGCGGGGCCGATTCTCCGGATTACCGCCAGGCAAAGATTTCGGTCTCTTATTACCCTGATCGAGGCGGCGTGGACGGGTGGTTCGTCAACTCCGACCGAGACACTGGTACCGAAAAATGTTGAGGGTTTTCGGCATGGCGGCCATCGTCTCCACCGTCCTTGTCATCGTTTCGGCTGGAGTCTCCACGGCCGACAGCCCCGTGGACTGTGTCAAGAATGCAGGCTGGATCGCTGACTGTGGGTTGGCGGCTGCCGACCCCGCACCGCAGGGCGATGGGGAGCAAGAGACCTCGACGGGCGGAAGTGAGCGTGTCTGCATCGACCTGAATAAACAAAAGGTCCCTTGCACATCCGAGTATGGAACATGGCTGTCGTCACGTTCCTGCTACGCGAAACTCCTGGATCCGCAGCCGGCCAAGAATTCGGAGGTCTGGGACGGTCATGACACCGGAGGCATCTATTCCTGCGCGGGAGTCGATGGTCTGGGAATAGGCGTGTATGCGTACTTCTGGATGGCGGAGGGGCCGGGTCCGGCCGTGGATCCGGAGGAGCTGGCGCGGCAGGCCCTTGCTCAGATGGGGTTGAAGGCGATCACGATCGGTATGACTCCGGAGCCCGGCGCGGGCCGGGTGGGTCTGGTGGGTCTGCCGAACTGGTTGTGGGCGGAGAACCCGAATGTCAGCACGGTGGGGCCGATCACGAAGTCGGTGACGGCGGGGTCGGTCACGGTGACGGCCACGGCGGAGCTGGATCGGATCGTGTGGGACATGGGGGACGGGGAGACGGTCGTCTGTCACGGGGCGGGGACGCCGTACGAGGACTCGGACGGTAAGTCCTCGTCGCCGGACTGTGGTCATACGTATGACGTTCCGGGGACGTATTCGGTGACGGCCACGTCGTACTGGACCGTGTCGTGGAGTGGCGCCGGGCAGACGGGCGAGATTCCGTTGCAGCTGGAGCGGACGGCTGACTCCGTCGTCATCGGGGAGGCGCAGGTCGTCACTCAATAAGTGGGTGCCTGCGTCCGGCGGGCGGATAAAGGCCTCGGTGAAGGGGGATGAGCCGGCTTCACCGAGGCATCCTGACCGTAGTGACCCGGCGCCGTGGGTCAGCGTCCTGTCTGCGGCAGATGCCGATGTCCGAGGGGGTTCGGAGCCGGTGACCGGCCCGGGGTAAGGTCGGCGTCGATACGGATCACAAGGTGTCGAAGCCGCACATTCGAGAGGTCATGAGATATGACGTCCGGGCGCGAAAACTCCACGCCGGCCAGCATTCTGGTCGGCGAGTCTGCTCACGGCCCGGAATCGGCAGCCCCGGCCCTCCCGCCCTTCCTGGAGCCGGAGGACGAGGAGGCGGCCCGGGGCACGACGGCTGCTGGTGCGATGGCGCTGGTCGTCAGTCCTGCGGGCATTGTGTTGCATCTGCGGGACGAGAAGGACTGGATTCCTCATCCGGGGTGCTGGTCGTTGTTCGGTGGTGCGGTGGAGGAGGGTGAGTCTGCGGTTGAGGCGTTGCGGCGGGAGCTGGAGGAGGAGATCGGTCTGGTCGATTTCGAGGCTCGTCCGTTGTGGCGGGTGGTGGACCGGGGTGGGGACGGTCGGTTGCTGACGGTTTTCGAGGTTCGTACTCCGGTGGCGCCTGAGGATCTGGTGCTGAACGAGGGGCAGGGGCTGGCGGCCTTCGAGCGGGAAGAGGCTCTGCGGCTCAAGCTTTCGCCCTTCTGCCGCAAGATTCTGGAAGCGACGCCGATTCCGGTATGAGACAGACGGCGGTCCGCGTCTGATCTCAGGCGTCCACCGCCGCCAGCTCGTCGACCTGAGGCGCCGCCGGCCCATGGGCCCGGCTGGTGATCCAGGCCGCCGCCATCAGCGCCTGCATGCGGGTCCGGTCGAATCTGCCGGCACGCCGTCCGGCTAGTCTGGTCTTCCGGAGTAGACACCGGGAGGGACCGTCATGGACAAGTACGACCCCAAGAGGGCCTTCAAGCATCTGTATCTGCCGTCGAAGCGCGAGTTCTCGCTCGTCGACGTGCCACAGATGCGGTTCCTCGCGGTCGACGGTGAAGGCGACCCGAACACCGCCCGGGCCTACACCGAGGCGGTGGAGGCGCTGTTCTCCGTGTCGTACACCGTCAAGTTCCAGAGCAGGAACGAGCTGGGCCAGGACTACGTGGTGGGCCCGCTGGAGGGGCTGTGGCGCGCCGACGACGTCACTGCGTTCACCAGGCGGGTCAAGGACGCCTGGCAGTGGACCATGCTGGTCTCACAACCGGGCTGGATCAACCAGGCGATGATCGACGAAGCCCGCACGAAGGCCCAGGCCAGGAAGGAACTTCCGGCTGCTGGACGGCTTCGGCTGATCGACCTCACCGAGGGGCCGAGCGCGCAGATTCTGCATGTCGGCTCTTACGAGGACGAGGCTCCGGTGCTGGCCCGCCTGCACGGGGAGTTCATGCCGGGCCGGGCGCTCACGTTCAACGGCGATCATCACGAGATCTACCTGAGCGATCCGCGCCGTACCCCGCCGCAGAAGTGGCGCACCGTGCTGCGGCAGCCGGTCAGGCCGGTCGGGCCGGCCTGACCGCCCTGCCCGGGCCGCCAGAAAGGCGGTCGGGCAGGGCGGCGACAGACTCAGGACGCCGGAGGCGAACAGATCAGCAGGCTGAGGGTGCTCGATTCGCCGAGGCTGAGCACGTCCGTCTCTTCGGACCGGTTGGTGACGGCGATCATCTGGAGGTCGAGCAGCTGGTTCATCTCATATCCCTTCATCGTGTGAATTCTCTTTCGGCACTGCGGTTCGGTGTCAGATCGAACCTCCTGGGGGACGTCAGCAGTCCCGGTATCGGGAACGCGGGTGCGGGAAGACCGTGAACCGCCCCGGCGTACGCACGCAGGGCGGTGAGCAGGCCGGCCGAGCCACTGGCCCAGTCCACCGAGGCGCGCAGCATCTGCTCACCCGGCAGATGAATACCGGTGCCGTGGACGAGGGCGTACAGCCGTAGGTCGCGGGTGTGCCGGATCAGGTCGGAGCGGGTCCGCTCGTCGGCGAACGGCGAGTTCAGCACGGCCGCGAGAAACAGCACGTAACCGGCTCGGCCGTTGAAAAGCCCCGGCTGCACGGTGAAGCCGGCCCGGGTCAGGCGGATGACCTTGCGGACGGTGAGGTGCAGGTGTTCGTCGTCCACATGGTGCAGCAGGCGCATCGCCACCAGGGCCACCCCGATCGACCCGGCACCCAGATAGGGCATCGTGCGCCGGGATCCGCCGATCTGGAGCGAGCCGTCGGGCCGCTCGACGCATGCCGTCACGTCAGCCGCCAGCGCCTGCTGGGCCAGGTCGAGATCGGCCGGATCGCCGGATGTCTCGTAACTGCACAGCCAGAAGAGGGCCGATCCGGTGGGCCCGTGCAGGAGGCCGGAGGGCCTGGACCGGGGGCTAGGCGGTGTGCCGGGCGCCTGCGTCGCACTCCGGGTCTCCCGGTGGGCGCGGCCACGTAACACCGCCCGGATCGCCTCGATCGCGTCGGTGATCTGGTGGTCACGGACCCGATCGAGCCGGTGCAGAAGGCCCACGCCGATTCCCGCCAGCCCGCCGTACAGATCGCCGGGAAGCCGGTCGAACGGTAGCGTGCAGATCTCCTGGTACAGCCGGTCGGCCACCGAGGCGCGGCCGAAATCATCCATGGCACAGGCAATTCCGGTGATGCCGTCAAGCAGACCGGGTCGCGGGGAGAGCCCGTGCAGCGCCGTCTCCACCCGGTTCAGCACCGCGTCGCGGTCGCCGTGCCGGCTGGCCAGCAGCACGCCGCAGGCACCGTGCGCGATCGACAGCGCATCGTGCGTGAACTGACGGATGTCGCCGGGGAACATCCGGTGCGGGCGGGACAGATCCAGGCTTTCCCAGATGCCCTGACTGATCGCCGATTCCAGACGGCGCACACCGTCGGCCGAGTCGATCGGCCACTCGTGCACCAGATCACGCACCTGGACGCACTCGTCACCGACGGCATGGTCACCGTCGAGCTCACGGAGCACTGCCGCGGACCAGGACGGATCGAGGCCGAACCGGAGCGCGGCCTCTTCGACCAGTCGCCCCGCGGCCCGCCGGTCCAGGGGGAGCAGCATGGTCAACGGTATGAACAGTGCCAGTTTCAGGCAGGCCAGCGAGTACCGGTCGGCGGGGATGCCGGTGCGACCGTCGGGTGCGGTGTATCCCGGGGCTCCGCCCACGGCCGGGCGGGAACTGCCGACAGGACAGGACATCTCCAGGTCGACGAACCGGATCGACCCCTGCGGCGTGACGATCACGTTGCCCGGGTGCAGGTCTCCGTGCACCTGCCCGCGGGCGTGGATGCCGGCCACCGCGCGCTCGATCTGCCGGGTGATGTCCAGCGCCCAGTCACGATACGCGGCAACGTCTTCCGGTGTCATGTCCGCCCGGGTCAGCGGATGCCGCGCGGCCGTCTCACGGCTCAGCGATCGGCCCGGGACATGCTCCAGCTCCAGGAAGTGGTGCCCGGAGTGCTCGACATGCCCGGTCACGTCCACCACCGAACCGACATCGGCCAGCCGGCGCAGCTGTTCGTGCTCCCGGTGGAGCCGTTGCACGGCGTCGCTGCCGTCCGGCCCGAGACCGGCGTGCGGTCTGGCCTCCTTGAGCACCACCCGAGCGCCGTCGCGAAGACGCTCGGCCAGGTAAACCCCGCCGCCGTTGCTGAAGTGCAGGGCCTCGATCACGCGATGCCCGGACAGCGAGCCACCGCTGTTCGCCAGCTGTTCCCGGGCTGAGGTCACGAACGGCGGCAGCCGCACCCAGGCCGGTGGGCTGAAGCCCGGAAGACGTGGATCCGGTGCGAGGGAGCCGTTGGGGCGCCGCACGGCCGGAACCAGCCGGTCCTGCTCGTCGAGCACCAGCATCGGACGGAAAGCCCCGTAGCGCAGGTAGAGTGGACCGTCTTTCCAGCGCAGGTCGCTCAGCACGTAGGGCCCGTCGAGACCGCCGACCAGGGCGTCCAGCTCGTGCAGCACTCGTTCGCAGGTGTGTTCGTCGGGCGGGTACACGGTGATGAACTTGCCACTCGAACCGCGATCGGCGTATTTCAGGTTGATGCGCAGCAGGTCCGCGCGGCCGGGGCGGAACTTGAAGGCGAGAGCATGGCGGACGCAGTAGCGGGAGACCCGGGCGAGAACGGTGGGGGCGTTTTCGAGAGTGGCCGAGACATGCACCTTCCAGCCCTGTTCCGGCAGTTCGGTGTGCGGTGGGTGCAGGTGCCGCCAGCCGTCGGCGGTGTCCTGTGTCCAGTGCTGCCGGCCCGCGTCGTCATCAAGTTCGTAGACGCCGGTGGCGCCGTGACGGTCCAGGCGGTCGTAGAAGAACGGGTGCGCGAGCGCGAACTCGACATAGCGCATGTCCATACGGAAACCCCGGCGATCGCGACGACTGGGAAGCAATCACGAGCCTAGGCACTACTGAAAAGTAAAGAAATTCGAGATGATTCACCGCCGGACCGCCAATGATGGACGACGCCGGGCCTTCCCGGCCCGGCGTCGTCCTCGAAGCACTACGGGCAACGCGTGTCGCTGCCGGGAAGTTCGCCCTCGATCAGGTAGGCGTCCGCGAGCGCGGTGGCGCACGCTCCGGCACCGGCCGTTCCGTAGACGCCGTGACCGCCGGCGTCCACCGTGACCATCACCGAGCGCCGCCCCAGGGCGCGGTGCAGGCCCCGCGCCGACTCCAGGGTGGTGTTCGGGTCGCGCTCGTTCTGGAGGATCAGGATGGTGCGGGGGCCCTGGCCGGACACCTTCACGGTGGGTTCGACCGGCCTGCCGGGCCAGAACGCGCACGGCCAGATGTTGGCCGGGGCGCCCGCGGCCACCGGGTGGAATCGGCGGTCGGCGGCCACGTTGCGCTCGTAAACACCCACTGAAGCGGGCCATTCGACGTCCCCGCAGGTGACCGCGTAGGCGGCCGCGACCGCGTTGTCGGCCGGCACGCCGGGCGAGACGCCGGCCGCCGGGTCGATCAGGGTCAGTGCCTGCCCGAGCACCTGCGCCTGCTCGTCGGTGGCCTGCCCGTCGGCGAGGTCCGCGGCGGCCCTCCAGACCTGGGCGAGCGTCGGCATGAACCGCTCGGACGTGAGCAGGGCTGCGGTGAGGTGCCGGAACAGCGGGCCGGTCAGGCTCACCGAGGTGCCCGGCACCGGCGCCGGATCGGTGTCGAGACGGGCGGCGAGGCGCAGGTATGCCGCGGTGACCGCCGTGGCGGTGGTGCCGAGTCCGGCCTCGTCCGGATGCCGCGCGGCGTAGCGGGCGGCGTCGCCGAACCGTTCCTGCCGGCCCTGGCTCTGCTGCCGGTACACGCCGTACCAGACCTTGGCGGGGTCGAGGGCGCTGTCGAGCACCATCCGGTCGGTGTGCTGCGGGAACAGCGACGCGTACACGGTGCCGAGGTAGGTTCCGTACGACAGGCCGAAGTAGGAGATCCGGGACTCGCCCAGCGCCTGCCGGACCAGGTCCAGGTCGCGGGCGGTGCCGGCGGTGGTGATGAACGGGAGCACGTCGCCGGACGCCTCGGCGCAGCGCCGGGCGGCCGAGCGGGCGAACGCCACGTTGCGCGAGATCGAGCCGTCCGCCGCCGGATACGGGTAGGGCGGGGACACCTCGGCTGCGTTCAGGCCGCAGGTGACCGGGCTGCTGTGGCCGACGCCCCGCGGGTCCAGACCGACCAGGTCGTAGCGTGCCGCCAGCGAATCGCTCAGCGCAGCAGCCTCACTCGGCATGTTCAGGCCCTCGCTGCCCGGCCCGCCGGGGTTGAGCAGCAGCACCCCGCGTCGTCGTGCCGGGTCGGTCGCCGGGATGCGGGACACCGCGATCGTGATCTGCCGACCGCCCGGATCGCGGTGGTCCAGGGGAACTTTCAGGGTTCCGCACTGCTGGCGCGGATTCACCGTGGTGCCCGGGGGCGGCTCCGGGCAGGCGCCCCAGGCGATCGGCGCGGGCCGGGTGCCGGCGGCGTGCGCCGGGGCGGTCGCCGTCAGTGAACCACTGACGGCGGTGACGGCGACCAGCGTGGCGACCGGCCACAACAGCTTTCTCATCATGTCCCCCTGTCCGGTGCCCGGCGCGTCCGGAAGCACCCGTGAACATGCTGCTGGCTGATCACCGCCGTCACGACGGTGCTGACCGGTGGACCGGGGGTGGGGACAGCCCCCGGGCCCGGTCGCTCAGGACGTGGGTGCGGCGTGCTCGCGCTGCCGGAAACGGCCCGGGGCGATGCCGAACTCGCGGCGGAAGGCGGCGGCGAAGCTGAACTCGGTGGAGTAGCCGAGCTGCCGGGCGACGGCGGCCAGCGGCAGGTGGGTGGAGCGCAGCAGCAGGGCGGCCCGGTCCAGGCGTCGGCGCAGCAGGTAGGCGCCAGGGCTCTCGCCCGTCACCTGGCCGAAGCGCCGGCCGAAGGTGGCGCGGGACATGCCCGCGAGGTCGGCGAGCTGCTGCACCGTCCAGGGACGGCGGGGATCGGCGTGCACGGCCCGCAGCGCGTGGGCGATCCGGGGATCGCCCACCGGCTCCTGGCCCGGCCACGGCACGTCGGCGGGCCGGTCCTGCCAGGCCCGCAGCAGATGTACCAGGAGCAGGTCGACGATGGCGGGCAGGGCGATGTCGTCGCCGGGCCGGTCGGTGGCGGCGTGCTCGCCGAGCAGGTCGGCCAGCATCCGCAGCCGGGGATGGGCCGCGTCGTCGATGCTCAGGGTGATGACGTCGGGCAGCCCGGCGAAGGACTCGTGCACCTGGCCACGGTCGAGGTGATAGCAGCAGGACACGAACTCGACGTCGAAGTGGGCCAGGTTCGGCGTCCGCTCCCCGGCGGGCAGGCCGGGCAGCCGGGCCGGGGTGTGAGCGAAGCCGTGCTCGGGACCACGCGGCACGAACACCACGTCGCCCGGCCGCAGCCGGGTGGCGGCGCCGTGCTCGGGGATCAGCCAGGGCGAACCGTGCTGCACGATGTGCAGGCCCGAGCCGTGGATCGCCGGGAACCGGGCGGTCCAGCCCCCGGCGTAGCGGTTGCGCACGGCCACGGCCCGCCCGGCCCGGGTGGCGGCCACGGTCTCGCTGATCCTGTCCACCGCCCGATCGTACGTGGCCGTTTTCGTATGCGGCTGAGCGGCGTGAGCATGGCCGTGACGCGGCCGGTGCCGGTTGGCTGTGGGGTCCAGGAACGACGGAAAGGCATCATGAGCAACGACAGCGTCATCACCCCGGCTCTCACCCCGGGTGTTCACGAGTTCCCGGTGGACGGCGTGCGCCAGGCCTACCGGGTGGCCGGGCGGGGCCCGGTGTGCGTCGCGCACTCCGGCGGCCCGGGCCTGGACGCGGCCTACCTGCGCTCCCCGGAACTGGAGGAGCACTTCACCGTGGTCTACCCGGACCCGGTCGGCACCGGCCGTTCCGGGCGGCTGGACGACCCGCCGGGCGAGGGTGCCGGATACACCCGGGCCACCTACGTCAGGCACCTGGCGGCGGTGGTCGAGCACCTCGGGCTGCCCCGCGTACACCTGCTCGGGCACTCCTACGGCGGGTTCGTCGTGCAGGACTACGCCCTGGAGCATCCGGAGCGGGTGGCCGGGCTGATCCTGTACTCCACGGCGGCGGAGGCCGGCCCGGCGTTCTGGGGCGCGGCCATGGAAGGGCTGGCGGCCTACCCGCAGCGGCACCCGGACGTGCCGGAGGCCGCGCGGGTGCCCGCCGCGTTCCAGCAGGCGCTGGGCGCGGGGGACGACGAGTCGATCAGCCGCCTGTTCGCCGAGGCCCTGCCCGTGTACTTCGCCGACTTCTGGTCGCGGCAGCCGGAGTTCGCCGCGTTCCGGGCCTCGATCCGGATGGCGCAGGTGCCCGCCACGGCGCCGGAGCCGGTGGAGTTCGACGTCCGTGACCGGCTGGGTGCGCTGGGTGGCACTGGCATGCCCGTGGTGGTGGTCACCGGGCAGCACGACTTCATCGGCGGGCCGCGCTGGGCGCAGGCACTGGGGCAGGCGATTCCGGGGGCCCGACTGCGGATCCTTCAGCACAGCGGGCATTTCGGCCACGTCGAGGAGCCGGGCGGATTCGCCCGGGCCGCGGCGCTCGTCCTGGGCGGCTGAGACGGGTCTCGCGTCGTCCACCGTCGGGCTCCGTCCGGCACGAACCGGTCCGGTTCCGCCCGGGAACCGGACCGGTTCGTGCGGGAACGTGCTCAGGCCGCCGGGGTCTCGGCGGTGGCGACGACGGTGGCGCGGGCCAGGATGTGCCCGGCCATGGTGAACCCGAGGTAGGCCGGGCTGCCCTCGGCGGGAACGCCGATGTCCTCGACGTCGAGGGCGTGCACGGTGATGAAGTAGCGGTGCGCGCCGTGCCCTGCGGGCGGGGCGGCGCCGATGTACTGCGGAAGGCCGGCGTCGTTGCGGAACTGCACCGCGCCCTCCGGCATCCGGGCACCCTCGGCCAGCGACGTGACCGAGGCCGGGATGTTGGCGACGGCCCAGTGCCAGAAGCCGGACATGGTGGGGGCGTCCGGGTCGTAGACGGTCACCGCGTAGCTCTTCGTGCCCTCGGGGGCGCCGGACCAGGTGAGGTCGGGGGAGAGGTCCTGGCCGCCGGGGACGCCGAAGGCACCGGACATCTGGGCCGGGGGCAGCGCCTGGCCGTCGACGGCGGCGGCGCTCTTCACCTCGAAGGACGGCA comes from Kineosporia corallincola and encodes:
- the lanKC gene encoding class III lanthionine synthetase LanKC, whose translation is MDMRYVEFALAHPFFYDRLDRHGATGVYELDDDAGRQHWTQDTADGWRHLHPPHTELPEQGWKVHVSATLENAPTVLARVSRYCVRHALAFKFRPGRADLLRINLKYADRGSSGKFITVYPPDEHTCERVLHELDALVGGLDGPYVLSDLRWKDGPLYLRYGAFRPMLVLDEQDRLVPAVRRPNGSLAPDPRLPGFSPPAWVRLPPFVTSAREQLANSGGSLSGHRVIEALHFSNGGGVYLAERLRDGARVVLKEARPHAGLGPDGSDAVQRLHREHEQLRRLADVGSVVDVTGHVEHSGHHFLELEHVPGRSLSRETAARHPLTRADMTPEDVAAYRDWALDITRQIERAVAGIHARGQVHGDLHPGNVIVTPQGSIRFVDLEMSCPVGSSRPAVGGAPGYTAPDGRTGIPADRYSLACLKLALFIPLTMLLPLDRRAAGRLVEEAALRFGLDPSWSAAVLRELDGDHAVGDECVQVRDLVHEWPIDSADGVRRLESAISQGIWESLDLSRPHRMFPGDIRQFTHDALSIAHGACGVLLASRHGDRDAVLNRVETALHGLSPRPGLLDGITGIACAMDDFGRASVADRLYQEICTLPFDRLPGDLYGGLAGIGVGLLHRLDRVRDHQITDAIEAIRAVLRGRAHRETRSATQAPGTPPSPRSRPSGLLHGPTGSALFWLCSYETSGDPADLDLAQQALAADVTACVERPDGSLQIGGSRRTMPYLGAGSIGVALVAMRLLHHVDDEHLHLTVRKVIRLTRAGFTVQPGLFNGRAGYVLFLAAVLNSPFADERTRSDLIRHTRDLRLYALVHGTGIHLPGEQMLRASVDWASGSAGLLTALRAYAGAVHGLPAPAFPIPGLLTSPRRFDLTPNRSAEREFTR
- a CDS encoding alpha/beta fold hydrolase, whose translation is MSNDSVITPALTPGVHEFPVDGVRQAYRVAGRGPVCVAHSGGPGLDAAYLRSPELEEHFTVVYPDPVGTGRSGRLDDPPGEGAGYTRATYVRHLAAVVEHLGLPRVHLLGHSYGGFVVQDYALEHPERVAGLILYSTAAEAGPAFWGAAMEGLAAYPQRHPDVPEAARVPAAFQQALGAGDDESISRLFAEALPVYFADFWSRQPEFAAFRASIRMAQVPATAPEPVEFDVRDRLGALGGTGMPVVVVTGQHDFIGGPRWAQALGQAIPGARLRILQHSGHFGHVEEPGGFARAAALVLGG
- a CDS encoding YbhB/YbcL family Raf kinase inhibitor-like protein, producing the protein MTNNPFDRLPQVPSFEVKSAAAVDGQALPPAQMSGAFGVPGGQDLSPDLTWSGAPEGTKSYAVTVYDPDAPTMSGFWHWAVANIPASVTSLAEGARMPEGAVQFRNDAGLPQYIGAAPPAGHGAHRYFITVHALDVEDIGVPAEGSPAYLGFTMAGHILARATVVATAETPAA
- a CDS encoding alpha/beta hydrolase; the encoded protein is MMRKLLWPVATLVAVTAVSGSLTATAPAHAAGTRPAPIAWGACPEPPPGTTVNPRQQCGTLKVPLDHRDPGGRQITIAVSRIPATDPARRRGVLLLNPGGPGSEGLNMPSEAAALSDSLAARYDLVGLDPRGVGHSSPVTCGLNAAEVSPPYPYPAADGSISRNVAFARSAARRCAEASGDVLPFITTAGTARDLDLVRQALGESRISYFGLSYGTYLGTVYASLFPQHTDRMVLDSALDPAKVWYGVYRQQSQGRQERFGDAARYAARHPDEAGLGTTATAVTAAYLRLAARLDTDPAPVPGTSVSLTGPLFRHLTAALLTSERFMPTLAQVWRAAADLADGQATDEQAQVLGQALTLIDPAAGVSPGVPADNAVAAAYAVTCGDVEWPASVGVYERNVAADRRFHPVAAGAPANIWPCAFWPGRPVEPTVKVSGQGPRTILILQNERDPNTTLESARGLHRALGRRSVMVTVDAGGHGVYGTAGAGACATALADAYLIEGELPGSDTRCP
- a CDS encoding AraC family transcriptional regulator — protein: MDRISETVAATRAGRAVAVRNRYAGGWTARFPAIHGSGLHIVQHGSPWLIPEHGAATRLRPGDVVFVPRGPEHGFAHTPARLPGLPAGERTPNLAHFDVEFVSCCYHLDRGQVHESFAGLPDVITLSIDDAAHPRLRMLADLLGEHAATDRPGDDIALPAIVDLLLVHLLRAWQDRPADVPWPGQEPVGDPRIAHALRAVHADPRRPWTVQQLADLAGMSRATFGRRFGQVTGESPGAYLLRRRLDRAALLLRSTHLPLAAVARQLGYSTEFSFAAAFRREFGIAPGRFRQREHAAPTS